In Vespula pensylvanica isolate Volc-1 chromosome 2, ASM1446617v1, whole genome shotgun sequence, the genomic window ctttcaataataaatattaatatatatatatatatatatatatatatatatatatatacatatacataatataagtCAATACTAATGCATAGTCATCTTAACGATGCTATATAAAAAACGTTCAAAAGATttctaaaatttcatttgatttgatttgatttgatttcaaTCGATTTCTCACATTAAAACGTACACCGAGTACAAGAGAatttagattaaaattttgtgGGATTCATGAAGATGGATAGTGTAAAGTGGGTGGTAGCTgggggagggagaaggaggaggaaataTTTGATTCGATGTAGCATAGACGTAAACtagatattatacatatgtatctatatatgtatgtacgtacgtacgtacgtacgtacgtatgtatgtatatatatacgtatgttcgtacgtatctacgtttTGTCCCGGTTAGTTATCGATTTCCAGAGTTAGCGAGGTTTCCGGCTGAGTCCAAATATAACCTGTGCGCGTCATACTGCAATGTGCATCGTAATATCTTCCAGGAGAACGGCAATAGGACCAAGTTGGACAACGGCAACGAAATTTACTATGAAATACTTCCTTGCACACCTCGTTCCACCAACAGGTTCTCTAAATTATATACGAAAAGGACGATTTCAAATCGatcagatttatttatttatttgtttgtttgtttgtttgtttgtttgtttgttttattatatcatatttcatatatcattCTATTCATTAGACATTTTCGTTTAGTTTATACAGAGtcgttctctattttctttttttctttttttttaattttcttttctttttttcttttttctttcttcctgtctcactgtctctctgtctgtctttttcttttttactcacCCCCGTCctaatcatcgtcatcatcctTCTCGATCGAATCTCTCGCAaatatgtttgtttgtttgtttgtttcagaATAGAAGTaagattacttttttatttaaaaaaaaaaaaaaaaaagaaaagaaatgaaagaaaaaaatgttttgttgATGCGATATcgaatgttctctctctctctctctctttctatctctctatctctctctctctctctctctctctctctctgtctctctgtctctttaaatgaatttttatcaaactttGCCTACCTCTGTTAAATATCTGCTGACACTCTGATCgctataatttctcttttctataatGTGTCTCGCATTGACGTAATAAACGCCAATTAATAGAATTAACATAGCCGATATTAAGAATCCCATTTTGTCCTGTTAACATTACAATgtattgttaaaattaaaaaaaaaaaagaaaaaaaaaagaaaaagaagagaaaaatatatataaatatatattatttatacatatatcacgtGTGATTATAAACaactacgtacatacatatacatgcatatatatgtatatatacatatatatacatagaagtAGTCGAAAGTATCGAGCAGAAGTCTCGTGCGATGTGACACCAAAGCAACAGCTGTTAGCAACAGTTTAGCTTACGTTCTGATCGATGATAAAACTCATGAGAAACAAACACGAtacattattcaaatattgatCGATTCGATAAGAATGATCGTGCCCATCGCaacaagagagatatataaaatcttttcgattatttcgtaACCCTTCGAACGTGAATTAAACCAGACATTAACTTACTTTGCCCGGCATCTTCGATCCCTCTTTtaacccttttttttctcttttctcacaAACGTATCACGAAACGTATCAcgagataatttaattacgaacaacttatgaaatattacatttacgCTAAACGTAATTTATAACACTTGCAAGATCAAATGCATTTCTTCGCAATGGTTGCAACCAAGAAGCATGATACCTTGCACGATGCAAGTCGTTATGGGTGGGTGGGGGTCGTGAGGAGGTGAGAGGGTGGGGCAGAGGGTGGAGAGCGAAGGGTAGCGGGGAGACGGGTAAAATGCGTCCCGAGCATGCGTGCATCTTACACGATATAAACGAACGACCCTCCTTTGCATCCTTTTAAGGGAGTAGGTCAGTcagtttttcattattttttttcttgaatacccgaaatcgatcgattatgtATTAATTAGAATCGTTAGAAAGGTtactatcgattttattctctcttattttctatacgaacgttctcttttttcttttttttgttttctttttctttatatatatatatatatatatataattcgtattactttcttatcttcttttttattctttactttctctcatttatcgaaattttttttcataacgtAACACTCGTCacacgtttttttctttgcgcTTAATGCGACAATGAACGATGTAAAGGAGGTTTGAACTTTTCGCGGGCTTAACAGTAAtacgatctcgatctcgatctcaaTCTTGACTTCGACAATCGAATTGACTGACAATCGAGTCGCATTCGTCTGAAATCCAATTCGTGTTCTCTCTTGTTTGTGTTCCGTGACCGACGTTTTCGAATTAGTTCGCTTATGTCTTTGTGATAAaggattttcattttatttgataaaaatggcGTATCGTGCATTGCTGCGTAGATACACCAAGGAATTAAGTGTCAATGGGAATGAACGGTAAGTTTGTAATATGTTATTCACTTTTATCTCGTTTGTTGGTTAAACTTTTTGACACGGTTGGACAAACATAACCTCGTACCTTTATATAACTCTATGAAATTGTTATATTCCTTGATTGTCGTACCTCGAAGTTCCCATTTTAACGTTTGCagctttataaaattattctctacGGGttctataaaattagaaaaagaaggaagaataaagGAAGAGGATGAGTTAAAGTTACAAGcagaaaatgatttatttgcaCCTAGCGAGAAACCTGCTGAAGTAACTATCACGGTGCCAGTTGTAGAAGATATTGGAGCAGTATCTGGAGTACCAGATGAACATATTAAAACTCGTATGGTTCGCATTTATCAACCTCCTAAAAATTCTATGCAATCAGGTACCAATAACATTCATTACTGGCAAATC contains:
- the LOC122637435 gene encoding uncharacterized protein LOC122637435; the encoded protein is MPGKDKMGFLISAMLILLIGVYYVNARHIIEKRNYSDQSVSRYLTERTCWWNEVCKEVFHSKFRCRCPTWSYCRSPGRYYDAHCSMTRTGYIWTQPETSLTLEIDN
- the LOC122637434 gene encoding NADH dehydrogenase [ubiquinone] iron-sulfur protein 4, mitochondrial isoform X1, yielding MAYRALLRRYTKELSVNGNERFIKLFSTGSIKLEKEGRIKEEDELKLQAENDLFAPSEKPAEVTITVPVVEDIGAVSGVPDEHIKTRMVRIYQPPKNSMQSGTNNIHYWQIDFDTRERWENPLIGWTSTGDPLSNMKVDFTSKEAAILHCERMGWKYYIQKPNRVDPKPRSYGSNFAWNKRTRVSTK
- the LOC122637434 gene encoding NADH dehydrogenase [ubiquinone] iron-sulfur protein 4, mitochondrial isoform X2, which codes for MGMNEKEGRIKEEDELKLQAENDLFAPSEKPAEVTITVPVVEDIGAVSGVPDEHIKTRMVRIYQPPKNSMQSGTNNIHYWQIDFDTRERWENPLIGWTSTGDPLSNMKVDFTSKEAAILHCERMGWKYYIQKPNRVDPKPRSYGSNFAWNKRTRVSTK